One genomic segment of Pseudomonas chlororaphis subsp. aurantiaca includes these proteins:
- a CDS encoding LysR family transcriptional regulator yields the protein MMEDLNTLYYFTQVVEHRGFAAAGRALDMPKSKLSRRIAQLEERLGVRLIHRTSRHCSLTEIGHEYYQRCLAMRVEAESAAEVIERNRSEPQGLVRISCPTALLNSWVGPMLTRYMLKYPLVELFIESTNRRVDLIHEGFDIALRVRFPPLESSDLVMKVLGNSTQCLVGHPDFLARLSSPASPADLSGLPSLHWGAAQREYQWELFGPNEALAQIRHKPRMVTDDLIALRQAALAAIGIVHLPSVVVRDDVAAGRLVQLVPDWAPKCGIVHAIFPSRRGLLPSVRTLIDFLGEEFSRSDIT from the coding sequence ATGATGGAAGACCTCAACACCCTCTATTACTTCACTCAGGTCGTCGAACACCGTGGTTTCGCCGCCGCCGGGCGCGCCCTGGACATGCCCAAGTCCAAGCTCAGCCGGCGCATTGCCCAGCTCGAGGAGCGCCTCGGCGTGCGCCTGATTCACCGCACCAGCCGCCACTGCTCGCTCACCGAGATCGGCCATGAGTATTACCAACGCTGCCTGGCCATGCGCGTGGAAGCGGAAAGCGCCGCGGAAGTCATCGAGCGCAACCGTTCCGAACCCCAGGGCCTGGTACGCATCAGTTGCCCGACCGCGCTGCTCAACTCCTGGGTCGGGCCGATGCTGACCCGCTACATGCTCAAGTACCCGCTGGTGGAGCTGTTCATCGAGAGCACCAACCGCCGCGTCGACCTGATCCACGAAGGTTTCGATATCGCCCTGCGGGTGCGCTTCCCGCCGCTGGAAAGCAGCGACCTGGTGATGAAGGTGCTGGGCAACAGCACCCAGTGCCTGGTCGGCCACCCGGACTTTCTCGCGCGCCTGTCGAGCCCCGCCTCGCCCGCCGACCTCAGCGGCCTGCCGAGCCTGCACTGGGGCGCGGCGCAGCGCGAATACCAGTGGGAACTGTTTGGCCCCAACGAGGCCCTGGCGCAGATTCGCCACAAGCCGCGGATGGTCACCGACGACCTGATCGCCCTGCGCCAGGCGGCCCTGGCGGCGATCGGCATCGTCCACCTGCCCAGCGTGGTGGTACGCGACGATGTGGCCGCCGGGCGCCTGGTGCAACTGGTACCGGACTGGGCGCCCAAGTGCGGGATCGTCCATGCGATCTTCCCGTCGCGCCGTGGCCTGCTGCCGTCGGTGCGTACTCTGATCGACTTTCTCGGCGAGGAGTTCAGCCGCAGCGATATCACCTGA
- a CDS encoding PaaI family thioesterase → MQSPSREAILAQWIAQEQAMRARLAGPGSLSLAEVSALSPSEFFEGIGNGELPSPPIGTLMDFIPIEWSAGHFVFQGTPDARHYNPLGSVHGGYAATLLDSCMGCAIHTRLNKGQGYTTLDLRISYVRALTGSSGPIRAEGKIVHLGRSTALAEGRIYDVDGRLYATGSTTCMILEARG, encoded by the coding sequence ATGCAAAGCCCATCACGCGAGGCCATCCTGGCCCAGTGGATTGCCCAGGAACAGGCCATGCGCGCGCGCCTGGCCGGTCCGGGCAGCCTGTCCCTGGCCGAAGTCAGTGCCCTCTCTCCCAGCGAATTCTTCGAAGGCATCGGCAACGGCGAACTGCCCTCGCCGCCCATCGGCACGCTGATGGACTTCATCCCCATCGAATGGTCCGCCGGGCATTTCGTGTTCCAGGGCACCCCGGATGCCCGGCATTACAACCCGCTGGGCAGCGTGCACGGCGGTTATGCCGCGACCCTGCTGGACTCCTGCATGGGCTGCGCGATCCACACCCGGCTGAACAAGGGCCAGGGCTACACCACCCTGGACCTGCGCATCAGCTATGTACGCGCCCTGACCGGCAGCAGCGGGCCGATCCGCGCCGAAGGCAAGATCGTCCACCTGGGCCGCTCCACCGCCCTGGCCGAAGGACGGATCTACGATGTCGATGGCCGCCTGTACGCCACCGGTTCCACCACCTGCATGATCCTCGAAGCTCGTGGCTGA
- a CDS encoding MgtC/SapB family protein, whose amino-acid sequence MQALQNINLTSLVDTLVSLSAAFILGGLIGFERQYRQRTAGLRTNVLVAVGAAIFVDMANRLGGAEGAVRVVAYVVSGIGFLGAGVIMREEGNVRGLNTAATLWASAAVGACAGADLILEAFLGTLFVLAANTLLRPIVNNINRQPLDVISAEVTNIVYVIAHRSKQKAVFALLEAELERSNYPASDIDVHAFGNDDVEIEATLATTSVDGDELDALVARLSTSALVEQAFWSPSTTE is encoded by the coding sequence ATGCAAGCACTCCAGAACATCAACCTGACCTCCCTGGTGGACACCCTGGTCAGCCTCAGCGCGGCCTTTATCCTCGGTGGCCTGATCGGTTTCGAGCGCCAATACCGGCAGCGCACCGCCGGCCTGCGCACCAACGTACTGGTGGCGGTGGGCGCGGCGATTTTCGTCGACATGGCCAACCGTCTCGGCGGCGCCGAAGGCGCGGTGCGGGTGGTGGCCTACGTGGTGTCCGGCATCGGTTTTCTCGGCGCCGGGGTGATCATGCGCGAGGAGGGCAACGTGCGTGGCCTGAACACCGCGGCCACCCTCTGGGCCTCGGCGGCGGTGGGCGCCTGTGCCGGTGCCGACCTGATCCTCGAGGCCTTTCTCGGCACGCTGTTCGTGCTGGCGGCCAATACCTTGCTGCGGCCGATCGTCAACAACATCAACCGCCAGCCGCTGGACGTGATCTCCGCCGAGGTCACCAACATTGTCTACGTGATCGCCCATCGCTCCAAGCAGAAAGCCGTGTTCGCCCTGCTCGAAGCGGAGCTGGAGCGCAGCAACTACCCGGCCAGCGATATCGATGTCCATGCCTTCGGCAACGACGACGTGGAGATCGAAGCCACCCTGGCCACCACCTCGGTGGACGGCGACGAACTCGACGCGCTGGTGGCGCGGCTGTCCACCTCGGCCCTGGTGGAGCAGGCGTTCTGGAGCCCCAGTACCACCGAATAA
- a CDS encoding pirin family protein: MKNIIGIYTSPRAHWVGDGFPVRTLFSYDNLGKHISPFLLLDHAGPAEFTPTQGRRGVGQHPHRGFETVTIVYKGEVEHRDSTGSGGKIGPGDVQWMTAASGILHEEFHSAAFAQSGGTLDMVQLWVNLPARDKMAAPGYQTILDGDIPAIALKDKAGTLRLIAGEFDGVEGPARTFTPIDVWDIRLNAGKPLTLDLHQGRNTALVLLRGTVQVNGQELVREGQLVLFERDGDQLSLEANNDAVVLLLSGEPIDEPIVGHGPFVMNSEAEIHQAFVDFQSGRFGQMPG, from the coding sequence ATGAAAAACATCATCGGTATCTACACCAGCCCACGGGCCCATTGGGTGGGCGACGGCTTCCCGGTGCGTACGCTGTTTTCCTACGACAACCTGGGCAAGCACATCAGCCCGTTCCTGCTGCTCGACCACGCCGGCCCGGCTGAATTCACCCCGACCCAGGGGCGCCGCGGCGTGGGCCAGCATCCCCATCGCGGCTTCGAAACCGTGACCATCGTCTACAAGGGCGAGGTGGAGCACCGCGACTCCACCGGCAGCGGCGGCAAGATCGGCCCTGGCGACGTGCAATGGATGACCGCGGCCTCGGGGATTCTCCACGAGGAGTTCCACTCCGCAGCGTTCGCCCAGTCCGGCGGCACCCTGGACATGGTCCAGCTGTGGGTCAACCTGCCAGCGCGGGACAAGATGGCAGCGCCCGGTTACCAGACCATTCTCGATGGCGACATTCCGGCCATCGCTCTCAAGGACAAGGCCGGCACCCTGCGGCTGATAGCCGGCGAGTTCGACGGCGTCGAGGGCCCGGCGCGCACCTTCACCCCGATCGACGTCTGGGACATCCGCCTGAATGCCGGCAAGCCCCTGACCCTCGATCTGCACCAGGGGCGCAACACCGCCCTGGTGCTGCTGCGCGGCACGGTCCAGGTCAACGGCCAGGAACTGGTGCGCGAAGGCCAGCTGGTGCTGTTCGAACGCGACGGCGACCAGCTCAGCCTGGAAGCCAACAACGACGCGGTGGTGCTGCTGCTCAGCGGCGAACCGATCGACGAGCCCATCGTCGGCCACGGCCCGTTCGTGATGAACAGCGAGGCCGAGATCCACCAGGCATTCGTCGACTTCCAGTCCGGCCGTTTCGGCCAGATGCCTGGCTGA
- the mgtA gene encoding magnesium-translocating P-type ATPase codes for MNLTLLKEFFAGFLRTRHFARHFRRLALLESFSDASVSRDLPSSLAQTLVAAANDDAAQLLQRFGSHTDGLSEAEAQALREWHGLNEVEHEQPLPWWTHLWHCYKNPFNLLLTLLAVISWLTEDMKAATVILSMVVLSTLLRFWQEAKSNKAADALKAMVSNTATVLRRNVGDAAPSVFARLHGAAVAYQGLQRLELPIRQLVPGDLIQLSAGDMIPADCRVLSAKDLFVSQAAMTGESMPVEKFPRQQDAATLNPLELDNILFMGTNVVSGAATALVLTTGNATYFGALAQRVGTTDRAPTSFQNGVNKVSWLLIRFMFVMAPLVLFINGFTKGDWMEALLFALSIAVGLTPEMLPMIVTSTLAKGAVFLSRKKVIVKRLDAIQNFGAMDVLCTDKTGTLTQDKIFLARHVDVWGEESEDVLEMAYLNSYYQTGLKNLLDVAVLEHVEVQRELRVGTAFQKVDEIPFDFNRRRMSVVVAEKERAHLLICKGAVEEVLAVCTRVRHGAAEEMLSDELLARIRRVTAEFNGEGLRVVAVAARPMPRDRDSYSLADEQGLTLIGYVAFLDPPKESTAPALQALAAHGVAVKVLTGDNELVTAKICREVGLEQQGLLLGNDIERMSDAQLAKAVETTNVFARLTPSHKERIVRLLKGNGHVVGFMGDGINDAPALRTADIGISVDSAVDIAKEAADIILLEKSLMVLEEGVLEGRRTFANMLKYIKMTASSNFGNVFSVLVASAFIPFLPMLPMHLLVQNLLYDISQIAIPFDNVDEEMLARPQRWQPADVGRFMLFFGPISSIFDIGTFALMWYVFDANTPDHQTLFQSGWFVVGLLTQTLIVHMIRTPKIPFLQSRAAMPLLVMTGVIMAIGIFLPMGPLAHYFKLQALPSLYFVFLPVILLAYMALTQAVKGFYIRRFGWQ; via the coding sequence ATGAACCTCACCCTGCTCAAAGAGTTTTTTGCCGGCTTCCTGCGGACCCGGCACTTCGCCCGGCACTTTCGCCGCCTGGCCCTGCTGGAAAGCTTCAGCGACGCCAGCGTCAGCCGCGACCTGCCGTCCAGCCTGGCGCAAACCCTGGTGGCCGCGGCCAACGACGATGCCGCGCAGCTGCTGCAACGCTTCGGCAGTCATACCGATGGCCTGAGCGAAGCCGAGGCCCAGGCCCTGCGCGAATGGCATGGCCTCAACGAGGTCGAGCACGAGCAGCCGCTGCCCTGGTGGACGCACCTGTGGCATTGCTACAAGAACCCCTTCAACCTGCTGCTGACCCTGCTGGCGGTGATCTCCTGGCTGACCGAAGACATGAAGGCGGCCACGGTGATCTTGTCCATGGTGGTGCTCTCCACGCTGCTGCGTTTCTGGCAGGAGGCCAAGTCGAATAAAGCCGCCGACGCCCTCAAGGCGATGGTCAGCAACACCGCCACCGTGCTGCGGCGCAACGTGGGCGACGCCGCGCCGTCGGTGTTCGCCAGGCTGCATGGCGCGGCGGTGGCGTACCAGGGCCTGCAACGCCTGGAACTGCCGATCCGGCAACTGGTGCCGGGCGACCTGATCCAGCTTTCGGCCGGCGACATGATCCCCGCCGATTGCCGGGTGCTCAGCGCCAAGGACCTGTTCGTCAGCCAGGCGGCGATGACCGGCGAATCGATGCCGGTGGAGAAATTCCCGCGCCAGCAGGACGCCGCCACCCTCAACCCGCTGGAGCTGGACAACATCCTGTTCATGGGCACCAACGTGGTGTCCGGCGCGGCCACCGCGCTGGTCCTGACCACCGGCAACGCCACCTATTTCGGCGCCCTGGCCCAGCGGGTCGGGACCACCGACCGGGCGCCGACTTCGTTCCAGAACGGGGTGAACAAGGTCAGCTGGCTGCTGATCCGCTTCATGTTCGTCATGGCGCCGCTGGTGCTGTTCATCAACGGCTTCACCAAGGGCGACTGGATGGAGGCGCTGCTGTTCGCGCTGTCTATCGCCGTGGGCCTGACCCCGGAAATGTTGCCGATGATCGTCACCTCGACCCTGGCCAAGGGCGCGGTGTTCCTGTCGCGCAAGAAGGTCATCGTCAAGCGCCTGGACGCGATCCAGAACTTCGGCGCCATGGACGTGCTGTGCACCGACAAGACCGGCACCCTGACCCAGGACAAGATCTTCCTCGCCCGGCATGTGGATGTCTGGGGCGAAGAGTCCGAGGACGTGCTGGAAATGGCCTACCTGAACAGCTACTACCAGACCGGCCTGAAGAACCTGCTGGACGTGGCGGTGCTGGAGCATGTCGAGGTGCAGCGCGAGCTGAGGGTGGGCACGGCGTTCCAGAAGGTCGACGAGATTCCCTTCGACTTCAACCGGCGGCGCATGTCGGTGGTGGTGGCCGAGAAGGAGCGTGCGCACCTGCTGATCTGCAAGGGCGCGGTGGAGGAGGTGCTGGCGGTGTGCACCCGGGTGCGCCATGGCGCCGCCGAGGAAATGCTCAGCGACGAGCTGCTGGCGCGGATTCGCCGGGTCACCGCCGAGTTCAACGGCGAGGGCCTGCGGGTGGTGGCCGTGGCTGCCCGGCCGATGCCGCGGGATCGCGACAGCTACAGCCTGGCGGACGAGCAGGGGCTGACCCTGATCGGCTACGTGGCATTCCTCGACCCGCCCAAGGAAAGCACCGCCCCGGCGCTCCAGGCCCTGGCCGCCCATGGCGTGGCGGTGAAGGTGCTGACCGGCGACAACGAACTGGTGACGGCGAAGATCTGCCGCGAAGTCGGCCTGGAACAACAGGGCCTGCTGCTGGGCAACGACATCGAGCGCATGAGCGATGCGCAACTGGCCAAGGCCGTGGAAACCACCAATGTCTTCGCCCGGCTCACGCCCTCGCACAAGGAGCGCATCGTCCGCCTGCTCAAGGGCAATGGCCATGTGGTCGGTTTCATGGGCGACGGCATCAACGACGCGCCGGCATTGCGCACCGCGGACATCGGCATTTCGGTGGACAGCGCCGTGGACATCGCCAAGGAGGCGGCGGACATCATCCTCCTGGAGAAAAGCCTGATGGTGCTGGAGGAGGGCGTGCTGGAAGGGCGGCGGACCTTCGCCAACATGCTCAAGTACATCAAGATGACCGCCAGCTCGAACTTCGGCAACGTGTTCTCGGTGCTGGTGGCCAGCGCCTTCATTCCGTTCCTGCCGATGCTGCCGATGCACCTGCTGGTGCAGAACCTGCTGTACGACATTTCCCAGATCGCCATCCCGTTCGACAACGTCGACGAGGAAATGCTGGCCCGGCCCCAGCGCTGGCAGCCGGCGGACGTCGGGCGCTTCATGCTGTTTTTCGGGCCGATCAGTTCGATCTTCGACATCGGCACCTTCGCCCTGATGTGGTATGTGTTCGATGCCAACACCCCGGACCACCAGACGCTGTTCCAGTCCGGCTGGTTCGTGGTCGGGCTGCTGACCCAGACCCTGATCGTGCACATGATCCGCACGCCGAAGATCCCCTTCCTGCAAAGCCGCGCGGCCATGCCGCTGCTGGTGATGACGGGGGTGATCATGGCCATCGGCATCTTCTTGCCCATGGGCCCGCTGGCGCACTACTTCAAGCTGCAGGCGCTGCCTTCGCTGTACTTCGTGTTCCTGCCGGTGATCCTGCTGGCGTACATGGCGCTGACCCAGGCGGTGAAGGGCTTTTATATCCGCCGGTTCGGCTGGCAATAA
- the ycaC gene encoding isochorismate family cysteine hydrolase YcaC: protein MTTAYKRLDKDNAAVLLVDHQAGLLSLVRDIDPDKFKNNVLALADLAKYFKLPTILTTSFETGPNGPLVPELKALFPDAPYIARPGQINAWDNEDFVKAIKATGKKQLIIAGVVTEVCVAFPALSALEEGFEVFVVTDASGTFNELTRDSAWNRMSTAGAQVMTWFGLACELHRDWRNDIEGLGTLFSNHIPDYRNLITSYTTLTTGK, encoded by the coding sequence ATGACTACTGCCTACAAGCGTCTCGATAAAGACAACGCCGCCGTGCTGCTGGTGGATCACCAGGCCGGCCTGCTGTCCCTGGTGCGCGACATCGACCCGGACAAGTTCAAGAACAACGTGCTGGCCCTGGCCGACCTGGCCAAGTACTTCAAGCTGCCGACCATCCTCACCACCAGCTTCGAAACCGGCCCCAACGGCCCGCTGGTACCCGAGCTCAAGGCGCTGTTCCCGGACGCGCCGTACATTGCCCGGCCCGGCCAGATCAATGCCTGGGACAACGAGGACTTCGTCAAGGCGATCAAGGCCACCGGCAAGAAGCAGTTGATCATCGCCGGCGTGGTGACCGAGGTCTGCGTGGCGTTCCCGGCGCTGTCGGCCCTGGAAGAAGGTTTCGAGGTGTTCGTGGTGACCGATGCCTCTGGCACCTTCAATGAGCTGACGCGCGATTCGGCCTGGAACCGCATGTCCACCGCCGGCGCGCAAGTGATGACCTGGTTCGGCCTGGCCTGCGAGCTGCACCGCGACTGGCGCAACGACATCGAGGGCCTGGGCACCTTGTTCTCCAACCACATCCCGGACTACCGCAACCTGATCACCAGCTACACCACCCTGACCACCGGCAAATGA
- a CDS encoding isochorismatase family protein — protein MNTLNAANFNGLKPTIDPNDAAMLLIDHQSGLFQIVKDMDVPQLRANAIALAKAATLLQMPVITTASVPQGPNGPLVPEIHQEAPHARYVARKGEINAWDNPEFRAAVEATGKKTLVIAGTLTSVCLAFPSIAAVHEGYKVFAVVDASGNHSRLATDLTIARLAQAGVVPIDIMATLSELQGSWNRPDAEQWAAVYAQAMPHYQLLIESYIKAQQVANEHEVLDSQR, from the coding sequence ATGAACACCCTCAACGCGGCCAACTTCAATGGCCTGAAACCGACCATCGACCCCAACGACGCGGCGATGCTGCTGATCGACCACCAGAGCGGCTTGTTCCAGATCGTCAAGGACATGGACGTGCCGCAACTGCGGGCCAATGCCATCGCCCTGGCGAAAGCCGCGACCCTGTTGCAGATGCCGGTGATCACCACGGCCTCGGTACCCCAGGGGCCCAACGGCCCGCTGGTCCCGGAAATCCACCAGGAGGCGCCCCATGCCCGGTACGTGGCCCGCAAAGGCGAAATCAACGCCTGGGACAATCCCGAGTTCCGGGCGGCGGTCGAGGCCACCGGCAAGAAAACCCTGGTGATCGCCGGCACCCTGACCAGCGTCTGCCTGGCGTTTCCCTCGATCGCCGCGGTGCATGAAGGCTACAAGGTGTTCGCGGTGGTCGATGCCTCGGGCAACCATTCGCGGCTGGCCACCGATCTGACCATCGCCCGACTGGCCCAGGCCGGGGTGGTGCCGATCGACATCATGGCCACGCTCTCCGAACTGCAGGGTTCGTGGAACCGCCCGGACGCCGAGCAGTGGGCCGCGGTCTACGCCCAGGCCATGCCGCACTATCAGTTGCTGATCGAGAGCTACATCAAGGCCCAGCAAGTGGCGAACGAACACGAAGTGCTGGATTCCCAGCGCTGA
- the dkgB gene encoding 2,5-didehydrogluconate reductase DkgB: MSVPAFGLGTFRLQGQVVIDSVSTALELGYRAIDTAQIYENEAEVGQAIADSGLPRDELFVTSKIWVANFARDKLIPSLKDSLRKLRTDYLDLTLIHWPSPDNQVPVEEFMAALLEARQLGLTRQIGVSNFTNDLMKQAIAAVGAEHIATHQIELHPYLQNRKVVEFAQSQGIHITSYMTLAYGEVLKDPIIQQIAEQYRATPAQVTLAWAMQSGYAVIPSSTRRANLESNLKACTLILGEADMRRIADLERGHRLTSPAGIAPAWD; this comes from the coding sequence ATGTCTGTACCTGCTTTCGGCCTCGGCACCTTTCGCCTGCAAGGCCAGGTCGTCATCGACTCGGTCAGCACCGCGCTCGAGCTGGGCTACCGGGCGATCGACACCGCACAGATCTACGAGAACGAAGCCGAGGTCGGCCAGGCCATCGCCGACAGCGGCCTCCCCCGCGACGAGCTGTTCGTCACCAGCAAGATCTGGGTCGCCAATTTCGCCCGCGACAAGCTGATCCCCAGCCTCAAGGACAGCCTGCGCAAGCTGCGGACCGACTACCTGGACCTGACCCTGATCCACTGGCCGTCACCGGACAACCAGGTGCCGGTCGAAGAGTTCATGGCGGCGCTGCTGGAGGCCAGGCAACTGGGGCTGACCCGGCAGATCGGGGTTTCCAACTTCACCAACGACCTGATGAAGCAGGCCATCGCCGCGGTCGGCGCCGAGCACATCGCCACCCACCAGATCGAACTGCACCCCTATCTGCAGAACCGCAAGGTCGTGGAGTTCGCGCAAAGCCAGGGGATCCACATCACCTCGTACATGACGCTGGCCTACGGGGAAGTGCTCAAGGACCCGATCATTCAGCAGATCGCCGAGCAGTATCGGGCGACGCCGGCTCAAGTGACCCTGGCCTGGGCCATGCAATCGGGTTATGCGGTGATCCCCTCCTCGACCAGGCGCGCGAACCTGGAAAGCAACCTCAAGGCCTGTACCCTGATCCTGGGCGAAGCAGACATGCGGCGCATCGCCGATCTGGAGCGCGGGCATCGCCTGACCAGCCCCGCCGGCATTGCACCAGCGTGGGACTGA